The Triticum urartu cultivar G1812 chromosome 5, Tu2.1, whole genome shotgun sequence genome contains the following window.
AACTATAATTTTATTGCCAAGAATGCCAGGCATTAAGGCTGAACAAATCGCTCATaaacaagaaagaaagaaagagaaaaaaatgaCAAACGAATATAATACTGTGCATATGGCAGCAAGCATTAGTACAGTTGCTAAAAACAGTAAAAAATTGAGCGTAcgcctaggcgcgcttaagcgctGAGCGGAGGCCTACCACTTCGCTTTTGGGATTAGCACTGAAAAAAGCGCCCAGACGCCTAGGCATAGCGCCTAAGCGCTTGTGTACACTCAGGGGTGCGGCGCCAGCTAAGTGGAAACTGAGCGGCGGCTAGGCGAGGACATGCAGGTAGGAGCGGCACCAATTTGGGGGCAAAAGAGAGGGAAAGGGATGTTCGGCTaggcaagagagagagagagagagagagagagagagggagaggagagggagagggagagggagagggagagggagagagagagagagagagagagagagagagagagagcgcaGAGAGCAAGGTGGCCTTACATGCTTTAAAATTTGATTTCTGGGTGTCCCTTGTTCATGTCGATGTCCGTACAAAATGCTCAAGCACCGCTTAAGCTATCATTGCACTAAGCAGAGGCACACCGCTCACTGAGCACCTAGCACTTAAAAGAACCTTGCTAAATACTAATGATGCAACCAATTTACATTCCTAATGCGCATTAGTTAGAACTAGAAGGCTCCCTAAGCAAGAACGAAAATTGCAAGCTGTTACCAAACTTTCAAAAAATTATAGGTTAAAATACAAAAACAAATGAAATAAAGTGATCATCCATGAGCAAACACCACTTAGAAGCATATAAATACCAGACTTGCTGAACGGAAAAGGTTGCACCAGTGAACTAGAAGGCTCCTTAAGCAAGAATAGTATTCTTAGCTTACCATCTTACAGGCCAATCTTGACCGCCTAAATATATGTCATGAATGATTGACATTTCCTTTCAGCTTGAGTTCAAGCTCTAACTCTTTGCGCCTTACCTCCAGTTCTAAGTGTTTAATCTCAATCTTCATATGTTCGTTATCTGACCTCATCCTTTCCAGTTCCTTGTCCTTAATTTTACTGGATAGTTCCCACTTGAGGCGTTGTTCTGCAAGCTCCAGTGCCTCATTTTCGATTTTCAAGCACTGTTTTTCAAGTTCTGCAGATTGCAATACTAAGCCCTTCTGTGTCAAAGCCAAGCTGGTTCCATCTGGAACAACTTTGTTGATATCTAGTGCGATGCCATGGGGATTAGACCTCCGGCTACATTCGTGTGAACCTGCATCCTCATGATCCGCTGTATACCGCATCTTCTTTTGCATGGGTAAGCCCCCTTTATTGCTATGCGCCACATGATGGtcctcatcattatcttcctcataATCAGAGTCTGAACTCTGGTCATCTTCATCGGCATCTCCACTTGCTCCTCTCATCATATCATTTTCCTCTTTGCACCTAAGAGCAAACTGCAGTGAACGCTGAAGTGGAAGATCTTCAGGCAAACTAATCCGGTTATTATTATGGTAGGAGCACATCTCCTCATAGAATAAGTGCCTTGAGCTCAGTATCTTCCTTGCGTCATCTTTCAACTTGTCAGAGAGATTATCCATGCGATCCAGAAGTGCTGGATTCTCCACAACCTTGCAAGTTGTACCCCGACCAAGGATATCTGTAAGCCTTTTGTATCTCTTATTGAGGTCATTGAACTTATCCTCGCACTGCTGCGGTGACACATTGCAACCTCGCTCGCCCATCACCTTTGATATTGCCTTCCACTTGCCTTTTTTATGCACCATTGCACAGTTCCTCCTTCCACATCCTAAATCAGCTCCTGGATCCTCACCAGTGTAGGACGCTGCAGTAATTAAAAGCTTAACCATTGAATCCGTCCACTTCATCCGCTGCCATGCTGAGCCCTTCTTTCCCTTGCTGCTGTGGCTATCAGTGGTATCCTCGTTCAGACCATGCTCCTCATCATCGCTCATGGAGTCCTTCTTGTGATAGTGGTGATGGTGGACCTGGTGGTGATCAGCCTTCCTTTGTCCTCTGAATTGAAATTCCGACAAGTGGTCAGAATCTGTAACCTGGTTCATAGGCATGGGGAATTTGCCAGGTATCTGAGAGTGGTTGAAGCCCTGATTACCGGAGCTTGGACCGTGCATTTGCATGGGATTCCGGTGCAAGTCTGAACTGCCATAAGTTGCTCCTTGCATAAAGTTTCCAGGTGGCAGGTTATTGCCTTCCATTCTCCCAAAGGATCATTCCACTACTAATCCGTCTTATATAATACCAAATACGAATGTAGAATTTGGCACTACTTCTTCAGCCTGAAATCCAACGCAAGAAAGTAATTCAGAAGAACTATTGAGCGGTCAATACTGATTACACATTTGAGAACTTCTTAACGATACAAATCTGCCCGTAAACACACAGATTGCACTTTAATCAAAATCACCTATATTGCGAACTGAGGCCGTCCTAGATTTGGTATAACTATTAATGTGCAAGCAGTGAGTTGGGTTTCTTCGGCACAGTTCAACAGTAAATTCGAAAAGATTGCAGTCTCTTACGTCAGAGCACAGCTCGATACTTGAGTGAAACTGCCTAAACGACCAGCAACATGATGTAAAGATCTAATCAGTTGAACGGCATCAAACTAACAAATAGTAGAGCTAAAGAAGAATTTGAAGTAGAGCATCAGAGTTACATATGTGCATCAGACCTAAGTTACATATGCGTGGGATTCAGGTTTCAGAGAAGGAGCAGGCAAAAGAAACAAGTCACTATCTGAACAAATTCATTAATAATCGCCGAAGGGTGCTCTTCTGTCAACTTAATGGGGTCAGGGAGAAAGATCTGGCAGCAATAGAATAGTCAAATCGAAGAGAAGGCTAGTGAAGGCCGAAGAACAATCCGAGCAAGATAGGGCTTCCTTACCAAGAAGAAGAATCGCGTCCGGGTAGGTCTTCACTCGCTACCAATAGAGAGGACGAGAAAGAATGCCCACGAGGGAGATCTCCAGGCGTGGTTCGGCGGAAGGAGGGGGCGAGGCGAGCTTGGCGGCGACAGCGAAGGGCGTTTCGGCGTGCCGGCGATGGGGAAGACGACTTTCGGTCAACAACATTCcatttctttctctcttttttctcccTTTTGGTAAAGGAAGTGGTGTTGTTATTGTTAGAGAGAGATATTTACATGTATTTGGTAATCTACCATTTGTAATCTGTCTTCTATTCCGTATCTTATATCTAGTAGAGGTGTCTTGTCCTTCAAATCAATCCTATCCTCCCGCGCGGTCACCCACGAGGCGGCCGTAGAGGGTTCCCAGATCCTCCCGCCGCGAGTCTtccctcctccctcgccgccacCAGGGGCGTGGCCGGGCGAAGCCCGACCGGCGCCGGCGGCAGGCGGCTGGGGTCCGGCTTCGGGCTCCCGGCGGCTGCGTTGGTTTCTCTCCGTCGCGGGCATGCGGTGGTGGTGCGGCTCGGCCTGTGGCGGTCCGGTGACCTGGTGGTGGTGGCCGGCGGGGGGCGTGGTGGTGGTGCTTCCACTTGGCGGCTCTCTATGCAGGGAGGCAGGGGAGCGGCTTGGACAGGGGCGGCGTGCCGACGGCGTGCCGGCTGCAGCGCGAAGGCGGGAACTTTACGGGTCTCGGAGATCTCGGCCGGGCCTGTGCGGCCACGGGCCTAATATGTTCCTGCTATTGCGTCCGGTCAGCTACCATCATCGACGGTGGAGGTGGGGCCCTCCCGCGTGTCGACGGTGTTGCTGCCCTAGTCCCGGCTCCTATTCTTCATTGTGCAGGCCATACTTCGCAGTGCCGTGGTGAGATAGTGTGGGAAGCTTCATGATCAGATTGGCACAGGGTGGTGGTCAGTTTGATGGCGAGCTCCGGAGTGCCTCAGGTGAAGGTTGGGATCGGGAGAAATCCCTGTTGGCTTGGCCAACACCGACGCGGTGGCGCATGAGGGTGCCACCAGACCTTCCTGGAGGGCGTCGGGGCTACCCTACCTCTCTCCTCACCGCGTaccgggggaaacccttggcAGCAGTGTCGTCATCGTTACGTCCTTTTTTGGAGGTGTTGATTGATACCGGTGCTTCGGAGGCTCGAAGCTTGGAGGGCGATCTCCGGTGAATGCAGCGGCCACGAGGCTTCTTTGTTTTTTGTCGATCCGCCGTTGTcggcatttgtttctcttgtaTTTTCTGTTTCATTTCTGTTGGGCGTGATTGTGCTGCTTCCGCCCCAGCACCTGTTGTTGGTTGTCTCGGTTGGTTGCTTTGTATACAAAGCGGAGATACCCTTTTTCGGTAATAATACATCCATTGATTCCACAAATTCCTTCATATCCCTTATAACATGGTATCAGCCTAATCGatccaaccctagccgccgcccgccACTTCCGCCTCACGCGCCGCCTCCGGAGGGTCGCGTTGCCCGTACCTAGGGTTTGTTTGTCGGTCATGTCAACCGGCTGCCCTAGAGAGTCTTTTTCCCGAGCCCTTGCTCCGGGTTTTCCTCTCTCGCCGGACGCTTTGATCAGCGTCTAACTTTTTGGTTTTTCGATCTAAAATCGGGTTGCGTTGCTCGCCGCCGTCGTTAACCGCGCGCCTCTACTCCGACACCAGCACGACCGGCCGACCACTTCTCCGACCCGATGCCCTTGCGCGGCAGGCGGCCGTCACGGTCGTCATCTGCGCCTCTACGCGCCCGTCACCCTGCACCGGTTGTCGCCGCCCTACTTCCACCGAGACTCCTGCATCACCatcccgcctccgcctccgccgcatATGTACGGGCGCCTCCACACAACGTTGCGTTCGCCCCTCGGAGCTGGCCGCTCGGGCGCCCGGGTGCTGACGCTGACACGCTAGTCCACCCGTCATCACACGCCGTCCGTCGTCACCGGTTTCAGCTCGGACTTTGCCACAACCCCGCCTCCACCGAGCGGCGTCCATGATCTCATGCGCGATTGGATTGATCACCCGCCCGCGCCGCGGTCCGCCCCGCCCACGTCGTGCGACCGATCGGGCATGTCTGTTGTTCGGGCCTCCGCAGGTCCTATGAAGATTGTCTCGAGTACAGCGCGCCCTTACATCGATCGAGCATCGGGCTGTCGCTGCATCGCCCCGTGGGGTCGTAGCGCCGTTGACCCGTGGTTCTCCTCGTGGCTGCACCTACTCTCGCGCTGCCGCTACGTTGCCCCATTGGGCCATAGCAGATGATTGCTTGTATCTGTGTTGGTAATTCCCCGAAAAGGAGGGGATGATGCAACACAGGAaaggtaagtatttccctcagttatgaaaccaaggttatcaatctagtaggagcaagcaacactatgtaaacaacacctgcacacaaacaacaaatacttGTAAACCGACGCatgaaggggttgtcaatccctcaacggTATTAACATAGATTAAATCATGTGAGATTTGATAAATAGATATAACTAAAACAcaacataaaataaataaataaaagtgcaACAAGGTATTCTTAGAtttaatatgataggaaatagaccccgggccgtagatttcactagagacttctctcaagaaaatagcatatgctgggtaaacaaattactgttgggcaattgacagaaaagcaaataattatgacgatctccaaggcaatgatcatgtatataggcatcacgtccaagattagtagatcgactcctgcctggatctactactattactccacacattgaccgctatccagcatgcatctagtgtattaagttcatgaaaaaatggagtaatgtaataagaacgatgacatgatatagacaaGATTTATTCATGTAGGAATAAACCCAATCTTTTtacccttaatagcaatgatacatgtgtgtcatgtctctttctatcactgagattgagcaccgtgaaaggatcaagaagaggtgtctagaggggggtgattagaccctcaacaaagaaaagtagcagtttttaagttctttaagttaaggtggagttttagcacaagtttaaacattcacaatacatttcaagcaagcatggcaagagtatatgagcagtggaaagtaaagcatgcaagttgcaagaaagtaaagggatgggattggagtgtgcaaacgcaattggagacacggagatttttggcgtggttccgataggtggtgctatcatacatccacgttgatggagacttcaacccacgaagggtaatggttgcgcgagtccacgaagggctccacccacgaagggtccacgaagaagcaaccttgtctatcccaccatggccatcgcccacgaaggacttgcctcacttgggtagatcttcacgaagtaggcaatctccttgcccttacaaactccttggttcaactccacaatcttgatgggggctcccaagtgacacctaaccaatgtAGGACACACCACTCTATAAAAGGTAATAAATGGTGTTTTGATGATGAAATCCTTGCTCttatgcttcaaatgatagtctccacaacactcaactctctcacagagatttggatatggtggaaagatgatttgagtggaaagcaacttggggaaggctagagatcaagattggttggattggaatgcttggtctcaacacatgagtaggtggttctctctcaaaaatgagtagtggaagtgtaggcacgttctgatggctctctcttaaatggagaagggggtggaggggtatttatagcctccacacaaaatctagctGTTACACACAAAAgagccaaactcggtgggaccaaatagtgaaactcggtcagactaatatggttcaaaatgtgaatgttaggcttttcagtgggaccgatatgatcaactcggtgggaccgatgttctagggttagggtaaaacctaaactcggtttgaccgactacacaaactcgatgggaccgattttggtaataagcaaacatagagttggtcaagcaaactcggtgggaccgactgcatatttcggtgagaccgaaatagTTGCAACaagcaacagagagtttgcaagcccatctcggtgagaccgagatcccatcggtgagaccgaactgattagggtttctggcagtggctatctCAAGTGAACTtagtggcgccggatagatcaaatcggtggggccgagtttgactttaggtttaggacatatgtggaaatgagaaagtggttgagggctttggagcatatcactaagcactttgagcaagcaagccattaagcaacaccccatccccttttaatagtattggctttcctatggactcaatgtgatcttggatcactaaaatagacaTGAAGAGCCTTGATATTTTGCCAATCTTCTGTCCTTAGcttcttgaaggggttccacatcctcttgtccatgccacgcCTTTGTTGATCtttctgaaatatactagataaaaatattagtccaacaagagatatgttgtcattaattaccaaaatcacccagggagcacttgtgatttcaatctctccctttttggtaattaatgacaacatacatcaaagctttggATAAAGATATGAGgaataacaagtaaagctttggaaggacatgtaacatgcataggctcaccttacatgtatgcaatcatgtgaagatagaatataagagcatgtgaatgcataggTATGTCAGAGCaagcaatgagttacatgtatcttggctatatgcattaGAGCAAATGATGTAGATACAAGAAATAtaccttcatgttcatgagtccttcttgcaaacagtatgtacatcagcaagagatcatcatgcacatgagtgtgatgcatatacttaccttgtggtcttgagctgGCTTTGGAGGAGGTAAACTTGAgaaaacaaggttagataacacaagAACACCTACTAAGGAAAGCAAGATGAgaaaaccacaagagtaccaaggttgagatgacatgtagagagtgagtacttAGTACTCTatttggatatagacatgtcccaaagagtaaagatatgcaatgaaatCCCAAGATTTTCGTCCCTTGCAAATGGGCTCTTTCTCCCCCTGAATTTGATATTTGAAaatgggagaagatagggaaaagaaaatcagagcaaaacaAACATAACACATgctaacatgtctttcccctcttaaagacatgtgacttgtCTCCTCTATGATTGATAAGCATCTGGAGAAGCTAAAGGCATGCTTTCTCCCTTATGTGATAAGCTTTGATGtactctctctccccctttgacatcaatttccaagaaaaGGTTTGGAGCATGAGTCaagtaggtttggtccttgattCACATTACAAAGCGACATGTAATTTaagatgctggtagaggacaagaatcatcgaGTGGAGCTGGAAGAGATATGCAGGATGCAAATGGCAAAATGTTTCTCAGTATTGAAATTGGTGACTCTGAGTTATTCTCATCGGGTGACACCGAGTTGGTAGTGTCATAGATGATGCATATCGGTCAGACCGGGTTTGTCCTTGTTGGTTGGACCGATGAAAAATCTACAATGTGGCATTGTAGTTCGGTCTAGCCGGGATGTataaatcggtgagaccgagttcaATACAGAGGAAAGATTTTGTCatctcagctcactaggcaaataaTATCTCACAAAGATTTACAGggaattaactgaaagatttgcaatgaattggatgcagggaaTGCAGAACATAAAAGAAGAGAAAAAAATCTAGATGAAGTGAAAGGGAAACATGCTAGGCACAAATGCAAGGACTAAaaaaacactagagaacttcatctagagagggtcggcgacaaagtcacctatgttagagtatattgactgaggagtcaagtgagaacacttgatcgtaggtcatactcatcgtttaagctcaaaatgggatTGCCATTTTTGTTTAAGCATTTTGATGTATTCTCATCTTGTTGAGCTGCTTTGACCCATGTcttggggtaaagcttctctaagatggaataacataccttggggtggtggtgttgaacttgatcatgtagttgaacttgtgtgggatgCTCAAGGTTGGTATaactcatcaagagttgggagcaccgcttgtagtttgagttcatctacctacatgggttagtcttgcaaggaagagcacttgtgtatccaaaatgacaagcATGAAGTTTGATACgaaatgaaatttgatatatcGAGATTCTCAAATGATATGTTGAAAGGattcatgcttccttgtcttcaaccaccatattgtagagacttggtgatgtacagattgctcaagatgtgagtgagttgcaatctcatagatttggattcatccaagtacctacaagggtttgATGACATGCAAGGGTACAAATATagatccaagacatatgatcatcatcataagagaaatatcaaggattagtcaaatgctcatgccttgcatgcatccaaatggagtttctactccaagtttgagtAATCAATGATGTTtaattcacctctcaaacggcaaaatactttctcatcaagcggtttggtgaatatatccgccaattgcttatcggtatgaacatgcttaagatcaatgtctcctttagcaacatgatcttgaatgaaatgatgacgaacttcaatatgcttagttcgttgcacgggattgtgagcatcTTAATAGCACTTCCATtatcacaaagcaatggaacatgtttcacatatatcccataatatttaagagtttgggtcatccaaagtaattgagcacaacatgaactgacgacaatgtattccgcttcggcgatggataaggataccgagttttgtttcttggaggaccaagacacaagagatctaccaataaattgacaagtacccgaagtggactttctatcaaccttgtcaccagcatagtCCGAGTcagagtagccaacaagatcaaaacaagacctcttaggataccaaatgccaaaatttggtgtatgaattaagtatctcactatccttttcatagccttaagatgacattccttaggggccgcttgatatcgtgcacacatgcacacacttagcataatatcaggacgggaggcacatagatataacaatgaaccaatcatagagcgatagaCCTTTTGgtcaactggtttgccatccttagtcaagtgaagatgtccactagtaggcatgggtgttttcatacctttgctttcttgcatgttgaacttcttgaataagtcatTGGTATAATTTGTTTGGGAAACAAAGGTAccctccttagtttgcttgatttgcaaaccaagaaagaacttgggttcactcatcatagacatctcaaacttctccgacattagacttccaaacttttcactaaaatgagggttagtcgaaccaaatatgatatcatcaacataaatttggcacacaaataattcaccattaacccttttagtaaaaagagtggaatcaatctttccaatctcaaagcctttttcaataaggaacttggtcaagcatttataccacgctctaggagcttgtttaaaaCCATAAAgagatttgtgaagtttgtaaacatggtcaggtttcttaggattaacaaagccgggaggttgtttgatgtaaacttcctcctcaatttcaccatttagaaaagcacttttaatgccCACTTGATACAATGTGATATCATGATGATTgtcataagcaagtaagatgcgtatggactcaagtctagcaacgggggcatatgtctcaccatagtccataacTTCGACTTGActgtatccttgggcgacgagacgggCCTTGTTGCGTacaacttgtccatcttcatcttgcttattCCAAAACACCCATTTGATACCAATGACATTTTGGTTGTTGTCCAGCTTTTctaccaatgtccacacttggttcctctcgaaattgtgtagctcttcatgcatagcgttcaCCCAGTCCGGATCATCAAGCACTTCTTCAACCTTcgtaggttcaatgctagagatgaatgaatattGTTCACAGAAATTAGCCAAatgagttttagagcgagtgattctcccggtttgaatATCGTTGAAGATTTGTTCAACAGGATGGTCTCTTGAAACTCTTGCTCTAACTCATGAGAGCTTTtgtttgggtcggggtggaacctcttcttcatcatcttgttcGTCCTATTGGCCTTCTTCATTATTGGTGTTGTTGTTCTCTTGtggaggtggagaaggaggttgatgaggttcatcttggtgtacttcctcttTTTCTccatcttggcgtgtcccacttgtggatgcctccgagtcaactcttggttcaccttgtcgtaaGGAAGAAGCCTCCACTTggatggacgaggtactctccttcacctctgttgggcgaatcttgccaatagacaagtcttggattgcttccgaagggtctttgtctcctacatcaatatgcaattgctctacttgcgagccgttagatttatcaaacttcacatctaccgtctcttcaacctttcgggtgaaatttttatggacacggtaagtgtgagagtttgagccataaccgagtaggaaaccctcatgatatttaggagcaaatttagaacgatgatgcttatcaagaatatagcactttgagccgaatactcgaaagtatccaacttggggtttgttaccagTGAGAAGCTCGTATGTCATCTTGCCGaatagcttgtgaagatatagacgatttgttgcatgacaagttGTCTCAACTGCTTCCGCCCAAAActgttttggcgtcttgtactcatcaagcatcgttcttgccatctcaataagagtctggttcttcctctcaacaactccattttgttgaggcgtgtacatagccgagaactcatgtgaaatcccttcttcatcaagaaaggtatccacatttgcattcttgaactccgttccgttgtcgctacgaaccttcttgatcttcacttcaaattgattctgggccttcctagcgaagttcttgaagatctgTTGGACCcgtgatttatcatcaagaaagaacacccacgtaaatcttgacaAATCGTCGACTATGACTAAACCAAACGAATTACCACCGAGACTTTTATAGGcgtttggaccaaagagatccatatgaagtagctcgagtggtcttctcgtggtcatgatgttcttcatagggtggcttcctccaacctg
Protein-coding sequences here:
- the LOC125508424 gene encoding uncharacterized protein LOC125508424, whose translation is MEGNNLPPGNFMQGATYGSSDLHRNPMQMHGPSSGNQGFNHSQIPGKFPMPMNQVTDSDHLSEFQFRGQRKADHHQVHHHHYHKKDSMSDDEEHGLNEDTTDSHSSKGKKGSAWQRMKWTDSMVKLLITAASYTGEDPGADLGCGRRNCAMVHKKGKWKAISKVMGERGCNVSPQQCEDKFNDLNKRYKRLTDILGRGTTCKVVENPALLDRMDNLSDKLKDDARKILSSRHLFYEEMCSYHNNNRISLPEDLPLQRSLQFALRCKEENDMMRGASGDADEDDQSSDSDYEEDNDEDHHVAHSNKGGLPMQKKMRYTADHEDAGSHECSRRSNPHGIALDINKVVPDGTSLALTQKGLVLQSAELEKQCLKIENEALELAEQRLKWELSSKIKDKELERMRSDNEHMKIEIKHLELEVRRKELELELKLKGNVNHS